The genome window TCCTTGTGTACCCTGATTTAAATTtagtgctttaaaaattcaaaaggaaagagCAGACTGACACTTTCCCCAACGGAAGTCTTTTAATAAccaaaaaatgaggttttattaAATAGATATCCTATAAATGATAACTAATAACATGCATTTCTTCTGAATAAACTATCTATTATAATAATTCCTGTTACATATATAACATTGCAGTTCCAAACTCTCAACGTGGATTAgcttaaaaagatattttatttatttttaaatgggtgtatttcttttcatccaagctttgatttttttaaagccttgcTGTAGTATGCAGGTGTCAGGGTCTGACTATGGGCATGAGGAAAAACACTCTCATGGGATTTCTGAAGATGCTTTAAGGATTAGCAGtgctcagcacagctcagcttCAAATGCAGCACCCTGCTAGGAGAAGGGCCAGAAAACGATCCCAGTCAGCCCATCTTCTCATCAAACTCCATCTCCACCTGTGCAACAGGTCATGCAAAACCTTTATAGGCATAGAGAGCAATGATGTGAAGAGGGATGGTCCTTGGGGCTGAGCCCGAGGAAGGGAGTCATCTGCTGCCAATGCAGGGAGCCCTGGGAGACCAGCTTGTGAACATGGTGCTGCTTGCGATAGACCAAATCTTTCCAGAGCAGctgagcttttctttcctttctctaatCCGGAGTGCAATGATGCAACATTATCCTTTCAGACACTCCCTCCCACGGCCAGAGATAAGTGGAATTCACAGAAGACAGGTGATAGAAAGACAGCAGCCTTTATTTTGACTGCCTTCTGGCAGACaatgcataaaacatttctcagTAAAATCATTTCACTTACCATCTGTGTTGAGGATGTGCTTCTGGGGAAATGATGCATCCAAGGTGTAGCTAAGTAATGCTGATAGGGCCGAGGGACTGGCCGGACCTGGAACTGAGCGTGAGTCAGTCCCGTATCGACACTGAGGTCCCTGTGGGCATGAGGATGAATATACAGCTTTGACTGCACAGTTTTATTGCATGGCCCACAGCAAGTCAGATTGTGCTTGCAGGGCAACATCCACTGGTGGGCTCTGGGCTGCTGTGGGTGCCTCAAGCAGGGATGATGCTACTGCTTGGAAGGGAGTTTCCTCCAATTTGGGCAATCGCCCACAAGGCAAGCACAAAGGAGTGAGGGGTTGTTTTTATACCAGTTAGCATTTGTGTTAGCTGGGGTCAAGAGGAGATcaagcccagccagcatgggttcatgaaaggcaggtcctgcctggccaacttgatctccttctatgaccaggaTATCTGACTAGTCGATGAGGAAAAAactgtggatgttatctacctgggctttagcaaagcctttgacactgtctcctacAGCATCGTCCTAGAGAAGCTGtcagctcatggcttagacaggtgtactcttcactaggtaaaaaactggctggatggctgggcccagagagttgtggtgaatggagttaaatccagttggcggccagtcacaagcagggttccccagggctcagtgttggagccagtcttgtttaatatctttatcaatgatctggagcAGGGGATTGAATGCACCCTgagtaagtctgcagatgacaccaagttgggcgagagtgtcgatctgcttgagggtaggaaggctttgcagagggatctggacaggctggatcaatgggccgagaTCAATTTtatgagatttaacaaggccaagcgccaggtcttgcacttgggtcacaacaaccccatgcaacgctacaggaCTGGGGAAGAGTGgatggaaagctgcccagtggagaaggacttggggggtgctggttgacGGCCTCCTGAACATgggccagcagtgtgcccaggtggccaagaaggccaacagtatcctggcttgtatcaggaatagtgtggccagcaggaccagggaagTGATAGTGCctctgtactcggcactggtgaggctgcagctcgagtactgtgttcagttttgggcccctcagtacaagaaggacattgaggtgctggagtgtatccaaagaagggcaatgaagctgatgaagggtctggagaacaagtcttatgaggagcagctgaggggagaccttattgctctctacaactacctgaaaggaggttgtagtaaggagggtgttggtctcttctcccaagtcactagcaataggattggaggaaacagcctcaagttgtgtcaggggaggtttaaactggatattaggaaaaatttcttcactgaaagagtggccaggcattggaacaggctgcccagagaggcggtggagtcaccatccctggaggtatttaaaagctgtggagacgtggcacttcagggcatggtttaggagacatggtattgttgcactgacagttggacttgatgatcctagaggtcttttccaaccttaatgattctatgaagagCTGCACAACAGACTGCTAATTTAAGAGCAAGAGCATTTTGGTGGCTCCGATCGATCCCCAGGCTCAGTAACTCAACCTGGCCAGACCAGGTCCTCCCCATGCTGCCATCACTGCAAACAATTACATTTTGCCTTGAATATTTTGCAGGAATACAGCTAAATGCCTTGGGGCATACACCAGTGAGCTGTTCTGGGTAGTTGTTAGGAGCCAGCTAGGCACCATCCAGGGGCTTTCTGACGTGCCTGTGCTTTCCTTGGAGGTCTCCCAGCCCAAGCCACAGGAGGACCTAGGGAGACAGGGGAGAGAGCACCTCACCCAAACTCAGCTTCAGAGAACCCCAGAACTGTTGTTTGTGCAGAAAATATAAAGGTTTTAAGAAATTTCTGGATGAGACTGCTGTAGGAAATGGTGTCACGTGACCAGCAGGCCAACACCAATGAAGCAGGACATCCCCAATGGTCCCACTCACCTGCACAAAGCCTGGCCCAGGCAAACAAAGCAGGATCTTCACCCAGGCTGGGGCTCAGCTTGGTGAGTTTGGGCACTTTGTCCCTCCAGAAAAACAACTCAGCACAATCCCAGGACTTGACACGACCAAGATCCCAGCAAATGCCACAGCTCTGCCCAATCCAAGCATGCAGAGGCAAACTGCAAACCCCATCCCCTCGCTGCATTGAGAGGATGGGAGGAGACATAACACAGCATCTCAGTCTATAATCCAATTAGCTGATCCCTTGTCTCTCCAGCCAAAGAGTCTCTCAGCAAACAGGTACTTTCAACGTCATTCACTTTATCATAATTACAAAAGCCGGTGCTCTAATAACCATTATCTTCACATTTGCCAAAGCTAAGCTAATTAGAGCACAGGGGTGGCTTCCTATTTCATCCTcgaccttctcttcccttccacaGAGGACAGTGGCTGCGAGCACCGCGGCTTGTTAGGAGCAACACAGACGTGTCCTCCAGCAGCTGTGAACCCAACAACAGATAACAGATGTGAGGGGACAGTAAATGCAGAAACCCTTTACCCAGAACAGCCTGTGTACCAGGCAGCAACTCCAGTGCTTTAGTACTCCCCAGTAAGTCTCCCTGCAGCAAGCTGAAGCAAAGAGAGGGACTATCTTTGCTGGCCCTGCACTAGCCATGTCCTAGACAAACAAAACTGGCAGAGGATAAAACACAGGAAGCGACTGGCAGGAACACAACCAGGGTGAGAATCCACAGGGCTGAGCATTTTCAGTTCCCATGTCACAATTTTGGAGATTTATCCAATTATTAAAGACTGTTCCCAGGTGGATGGAAGGCTCAACTGGCAATCAGGAGGCTTTGAGTCCATTCCGAGCCCCGTCACTGGCCTGATGCATGACCTTGACCactttctctctgccttcccaTATTCCCTGTCTGCAAAATAGATGCAATAATCCACAGAGTGCTTTGAGATCAAGGACTGAAGAGACCTCTCAAAGATGAACAGCCATTATTAACTTGCACAAGTAATTGCAATAACAGCACTGCTGAACTGTTTACACATTGGTGCATCTAGATCCTTAAAATCAGATATTGAGGCTCCTGAAGTGATGATGTGGGTCTACAGAAGGGCCCAAAGCAGAATACTGCATGGAACGGTGTTTTCTTGGGGTTTGCAGGTGTGCTTATTAGCAGAGCACATtagctgaagaaaaccaaaaccaaccatcACCTTCTAGCCTGTGCTGCATGGACAACTGTACAGCATCTTGATGCTGAGATGCGAGGTTCGAGAGCTATGATGCCTATGgtactgtcgtggttcagcctcagctggcaactgaacaccacgcagccgctcgctcactccccacccccacccctgtgggatggggaagagaatcggaagagcaaaagaacttgtgggttgagataagcacagtttaatgattacaataaaataataataattattattatgataatgacaataatgttaatataataaaatggaaaaggaagggaaaggaaaaaaagggggaaaaaacacagaaacatgaacgatacaaccgctcaccacccgccaactgacgctgcctgtccccgagccgcgattgcttcctccctcccccggccagctcctcccagttaacatactgggcatgacgttacatgatatggaatatccctttggtcagtttgaatccgctctcttagctgtgccccctcccctcccagcttcttgtgcacccagcagagcatgggaagctagaaatgtccttgactagtacaagcgctacccagcaacagcccaaaacatctgtgtgttacctcaacatttttttccacggtaagttcaaagcacagcactataccagctagagtgaagaaaattaactttatcccagctaaaaccatgacaggtaCACAGGCTGCCAACAACCAAAATGTGAAAGATAAGGACCCAGATAACAGGTTGGATGGTTATCACTAAATGCGGATGCAGAAGATTATTTAAGGAACCAAATGGgagtttatttcttcttcaccaGATGTTTTTAATTGAGGTTGGGCTGTCCAAGATGACTGGTTACCTTCAGCTCTTCTTTCCATCCCTATGTCCCACGACAGTGCTTACCACCTACCGCCTCCAAGTGAGCGCCACTGCTGCTCATGCAGTGGTAACACATTAGAGGAAAGGTTTTATATCTGTCACTGGGCAAAACTGTACATGTGCCCCAAGGGGAAGCGAGTCACCCAAATATATATACCCAGTATATGGTTTCTGTCATCCCCACTCCTTAGGTTTTATAAGGCTATGGAGCAACatggggggggaaggagggaggaggaggggaacaTAAAGCGATCCTTTTAATGATTATAATTAAACACTCTGCACCaaaagagaggcagaaagaatGGATCTATCTAGATGGTATGTGAACCACTTTGCAAACTGATCTGAACAATGTCATCCCGGACAAATTCAGCTCACAGTGGTGCCAGTAATAGGAACACCTGAGAAGAAAATGGCAGAAGGATCTGGCCATATTTTAGGTTGCATATTATTACCCTGGAGGgggacaccccccacccccccaaatgTTAAAAGGGCTCTCCATTTGCAGAGCAAAGTGCTCAGATGTTAGGAAATGCCATAATTAAGATTTCCtgtgacattttatttcagaccCCTTGTGCATATACATTATGATCATCTCTAATTACATGTTCACATgctattttttccattcagtgCACAGAATAGACTTTGCTCAGCTAACAAGCAGCTACTCAGAAGTACAgaagtatgtttttattttcttattcttccaAGTAGGGCCCCATACCTTATTAACTGTGCAAGAGCTCAAAACcagctctgaaaatgaaattatcaaTTACCTGCTCAGCTCAGGGTATCAAGCACTACAGTGGCAGAACTATTAACAACTGTTAATTCATTTACACCACCCTGCGGGGCAGGGCAGCACCATGTTCCCCAATTTAGACCACAGAAAATGTTGTGGCCACTGTTTTTTGAGTTCCTGGTGTACAGCAGAAGATCTAGTTCAGGCAGAGACATTGGTCTACAGGAAAAAGACCCTGGAGGAAGATTAATGCTTGGCTGCACTCTGCATCCATGGATGGAGAATTATGGGCAATATCAATGCCTCAATGTTATCATATACATGCATAAAGGCTTTAGCATGCACTCATGGCCCTCCCAGAGATGAGTTTTCCCATTGTACGCTCCCCACATTGTATCTGTTGAGCTGCACCATTAGCTTTTATGAAAGCATTGATCCATGATGACATTCACCAACCCTTGCAGCTTCCCCAGGACTTTTTAAACACCTCATTCAATGCACAAGTGAAATGTGGAAGACTTACCAGTCCATGCCTTCGGCTAAATACCTGGGCTGGGGCCCCATGGGTTGTGGAGTTTGCAGTTGGTGGCTGAAGTCAAAGCTGGGATGTAGATGGTGAGGCTGAACAGACATGCGTTCTTGATCCCAcctgtggggaggaggagagcagcaagCGAGTTAGCCACACAACGGGCACTGTGTATGTACAGCTCCTGCTCCAAGCCCCTGTCAATAAATTGGGGGAATACTCAAGCTGTTGGGCTCGTGAATATGTGTCCAAGAGAAAAGAGTCCAGGAAGGTGTCAGGGATGATGGGAAGAGGAACCCAGAGCTACGTCATTTACTCATGGTCACCATGGACATAACGATAATGCAGACCTCCACTCTCACCCCCTGTGGCATCCACATACACCCAGGTTTACAAGAGATGCTATTTGGTGGtgacatggaaagaaaaagaggaaaccaAACAACTTCTTCCTTAGCAGTTTTGTGCCATTtgcactattttctttttctccactgtCATCCCCATAAACAACAGACAAGATAAAACTTGTCCCTGGTTCAGCCATTATCCATCATCATAAAGAAGCTGCAGGTTGTCTTGCCTCCCCATGCAGAGCATAAACTCCTGGGGAACCTCATTCATAATAGGATTACTCGGGAGtaactgaaagcagaatttactCTTGCTGGCCTTTGCCAACATTTCTCTGGATGATGGACAGGCCAGGATGGGATCCAgctccttctcccccagctctgccgcCTTTGcaagcagggaaaggaaagcgGTAGAAAATATAGCAAGGTTTTTCTAGGGATTTGAATCTCTTCTTGTGATCATTGCTTATTTAAACTACTTGGGGGAAGAGCACATGCTGCTTGATTAGTGTCCACATTTGGAGAGAGACACAAGGTAGATGCACGAGCAGGATTTGCATTACAGACAGACTCATACCCCTTGCTCCCTGCTGAGTCCCTGCTTACTAGCAGGGCCATTGCAAAGTAAATCTATGGGAAACCACTAAAGTAAATGGTGCAGGGAACTgctagaaaaagattttttcatgCAGCCACAGCTCAGAGGCTTCACTTCTGAAGGCACAACCCAGATTCCCATTACTGGGACCTCATGTCCCACACCTGTAAGATTCCTGACACCCTCCTCCAATGCAGCTGTGCTTTCAGAAACAGGCTGTGGGACCAGGCAAGAGGTTCCTGCCCTTTTACACACTACAACCCATTTGCAAATGTAACACTGACAGCATTTACCAAAGCAGCTTCTGCGTGGAACTGTGCTCCATGCTTTTATTTGAATTCAGCTTATGACTAAGAGATAAACACTTGTATCATACATGCCTCAGTCTCACACATATTTGCTACCCAATTATTAACTAATCATTAAATCCACCTAAAATCCAGattatgcaaaacaaaacaaggatgAGAAGAACACAcaattttcagacagaaagggtatggaaagaaagtattttccGCCTGTAGCATTTTTCCCAAATGAAGCGTTATTGCAAAGACTCATCCTCTGATTCTTGTTCCATGGGTACAACCCACAAATAGCTTCCATATGTTTCCAAAAAAAGCACTCCTCTCGTACATGCTTTCTAAACCCCTCTCTCAAGAAACACAATCAGGATAAGGCCAGGCATCCATTTTCACCTCTGCTGAGTTACAGTAATTCTCTCTGCAGTCATCAGCCCAGTCTGAATTTAGGCTGCTCTCCATGATTGAATGTGCTGCAGGTCAATGACATCATTCCCTCGTAGATCTGGGAAGCCTAGCTAGACCCAGAGGACCAAGTTCTTCATGTGCAAAACCTGATGGGACAGGTGGATACAATCTCTTACACGGTTTTGAAACAGCAGCTATGAAGAGGTAGCTTGTGCATGCAGTCTATTGCTCTCTCTGCCATGCAGGACAGGTTCAATGCAACACCAAGGTGTTACCACCATGATTCTCCTATGAGTGACAATAATAGGTGACCTTGGGACATACTAGATGAGCACGGTATGGATCCCATGGGAAAGGTATACCTGCAGGTGCAACCTGCCCTGCAGCTTCCCTTCTGGTGGATGCATTTTAGGCGTACACAGATGAACTTGTGAAGAAAACCCAACATTACTATCACATACTGCCAGGGCTTTGCAGAAGCCACTTTGCTGAAGTGAGGCTGATGTAGCTTCTCAGTATCCTTCAGGAAGAGTAAGCCCCCCTTACCTGGGGTGGGGCATGAGCCGGCAGTGCTGTGCcttgaggagctgctgctggaggagataTCGCTGGTGAAGCGCCTGAGGTAGGAAGGAGGGTCCGGCCACATCCTGGAAGGGCAGGGCTGGCACCTGTGCCAGGGGCTGGTGCAGGGGGCCACTGTGCTGGTGTGCACGGGCCATGTGGGTGGAcagccctggctggggctgcacTGCATGAGGCAGGGTGAAGTCAGTGGAGAGCTGAGGCTGGGGACCCAGGTGGAAGTGCCAGCAGGAGGTAGCATGGGGATGCTGAGACCTTTGAAAAGGAGCACCTGGAAGAGAAGAGCATGGCCATCAcaggggccagcagcagccagggcaccCCAGCCCAGTGGTCACCCATCCAGGGCAAGACTTGAGCAAACAGTTATCTCTCTCCTCTgccaaaaggattaaaaaagagaaaacaggtcAGTTAATGTTGATTACATGCTGATTTTGACTAAAAATTTTTCTTGTCCAAAAAACGTTGGAACCAAAACATGGGTTTGGGTTCAAAGTGACTTTTTGGCTCCAAACTGAAGTGTATACTGATGAAAACTGCATcagcttgttttggtttgcctgtcttaaagagaaaaggaacaaaaattttAATAGGGCCTGTAGTGATAAGACAAGgcgtaatggttttaaattaaaagagggtagattcagaccagatgtaaggaagaaattttttacagtgagtgtggtgaaacactggaacaggttgcccagagagttgGTAGAcgccccatccctggaaccgttcaaggccaggttggactgggctctgagcaacctgatctatttgcagatgtccctgctcattgcagggggggtggactagatgacctttaaaggtcctttccaacccaaaccattctgtaattctatgaAAAAGCCTCaacattttagaaaaggaaaaaaaagtctgttttctaaaatatgttttcatggATTATGAGCTCACTGAAGTTTTCAAAGCTTGCTGACTTTCTAGCAAGGTATTTCTTTCCAGCAAGGTATTCAAGGTATTTCTTTGCCTGTCTAAAAATGTTTCATAGGCAAAAAAATAACCTCTGCTCTAAGAAACTGTCTCGCTGACTGTAGGACGTGAATGAGACACCTTCCACCTCTGAGAGCTGGGATTAACACCGTGCATCTTTGCTGCGACCCTTCAATAGCCTGTCCTCATGAGCTGCatgcagggagagagaggctgtgggaaacacaacacaacacaacacGAGACCAGCCATGAAACCAATGGGAATGAGGAAGAAATGAGGTGTGAAAGATATCTGTAGTGGAGGCTTTTTGCAAAACATCTGGGACTGGCTTGCACCTTCCTCAAGATCCTTGCTTGGATGGGCCCTTGGCCCAATCCAGCACACTAATTCCTACATTCCCAGAGCATTTACAGGCATCACAGCAAAGCTTTTGGCTCTTAAACTAGGCAGAGAGGCATCTCAGAGGTGAAGGATGAGACTTGAGTGAGGCTATTAGAGATGCCTCTTTGCTGAGGATCAGCCCCAGAAAGCCCTGGCAAACAAATAACAGTGCACAACAGAACATTTAATCTCAGAGTTATCTATTTTCAAGTTTACCCTCTTCTGTTCATCATATCTAGCTGCAAGGGGCCTTGGTGGAGACTGATTTCCAAGTCCACACATTGATCTTGCATACACAAGGCAAATCCAGTGTCACCCTGCTTACACCAGCTGAGCACCCTGGCTCCAAGTAACTCACCGTGACCAACAGTGGAATCTGGCTCGCAGGCACTCACCCCTATTCAGTGTCATGGAGGATCTCATGTTAGCAGTGTCTATTATATGATTACTCCACTAGcacatcttccttctctttctcaagATGCAGTTTTGTCCTAGATCACATTTGCATTGAAACCGGCAAGCACTGACCATAAAATGCTTCAAGAAAATATGATTCATGGATTTAATCTGCTTTTTGCCTGGACAGTAATGTCTGCCACAGTGGAGAGCAATCCATGACTAAAAACCAGTCCAGATACCCCACATACCCCACTCCAGCTTTTTTTACTCCCCAGAACAAGGGCAGGGCTGACATTTTCATTAGCTAAGCTTTGAGGACATTTTTTCAGCAAAGACGATGAGGTTGAAAACTGTGCCTATCAAGCTCCAGAGCCGCTAATTGCATCCTCCAAGAGCCACATTCCCCACCACCTGTCCCAATAgtggctgcaggaaggcaaTGTTGCCCTGGGATTGGCAAGGCAGAGACCCTATCCTCACTCAATGGGCTCCAGAGTTTTGGTCCTCATCCTACAGCAggattttccttctccattaGGATACACTGATTTTGCAGGAAGAGGGGTCAGCCAGATCTTAGATGTTTTTTTATGGCCTACCCCAAAGGCACCTAACAGGTTCAACGGCTTCAGTGGCCTTTGCAAATACTTGTCTCCTCCAGCtgaagagggaggggggagccCAGTGTCCTTGCTGCAGAGGAAATGTAGTCCTCACCAGCCCTGAGAGGCTTTTGACCTGAGGCCAACCTGGAAATACATGTCCCCGTGTCCAGCTTGCTGGTCAGGAGGAGAGGGTCCACTCCACTGTGTGAGGCTCATCGACGTGCTCCTCCCAGTGGCATGAATAGCTCCAGCTGCTCATATCTGGAGCTGTGGAGGACTGATTTCTCTGGGCTCACTGTCAGGTTGCCCACCTGCCAGAAATTCTTTCCTTGTCCTGttgcttcttcctttcatttaaaTGCTACTGCTGTGGAAGATGATGACAGCTCAGAGCAACATCAGATCAGCAGCTCTGAGATGAGCAATGCAACACTTCTGTATCAGCAAAGCAGACAACTTACTCCAG of Phalacrocorax aristotelis chromosome W, bGulAri2.1, whole genome shotgun sequence contains these proteins:
- the LOC142049449 gene encoding E3 ubiquitin-protein ligase ARK2C-like; its protein translation is MVLVHVGYLVLPVFGSVRNRGAPFQRSQHPHATSCWHFHLGPQPQLSTDFTLPHAVQPQPGLSTHMARAHQHSGPLHQPLAQVPALPFQDVAGPSFLPQALHQRYLLQQQLLKAQHCRLMPHPRWDQERMSVQPHHLHPSFDFSHQLQTPQPMGPQPRYLAEGMDWDLSVDTGLTHAQFQVRPVPRPYQHYLATPWMHHFPRSTSSTQMVVHEIKNYPYPQLQLLALQGLNPNRHTSAVRESYEELLQLEDRLGSMSRGAVQNTIERFTIPHKYKKRRPQEGKAEQEDGEESDTDEKCTICLSMLEDGEDVRRLPCMHRFHQVCVDQWLATSKKCPICRVDIETQLGSDS